A window from Chiloscyllium punctatum isolate Juve2018m chromosome 3, sChiPun1.3, whole genome shotgun sequence encodes these proteins:
- the mycn gene encoding N-myc protein isoform X2, with protein MPGIMSSGCPSTSSSLSAACTSSCTGRIASSCKDYDLEYDSYQPYFYPDDYGPEADFYPPSEDIWKKFELLPTPPLSPSRAGRCRAPEDWVSELLLLEDGDGDGEEPGLGLCCCGGGVSGGAGAAGSSSQGGGRSQLNAIVLRDCMWSGFSAREKLEKVVTEKLYAAQAHSRLGLGLPPGSPSPSAAAPAPGARCPPTAPSPGSLQLPAPDTQCVDPAVVFPFPAPREDPAPAPASPPGPDPAPAQTRGTAAAPTLIGSGNETPSDSEEDEDDDEEEEEDEEEEEEEIDVVTVEKRRSSSNKHVTTLTVTVRSHTASCGSSKNHSTSLMKRCAPIHQQHNYAAPSPYTECDEMPPLKKVKSETVRLAKQVGPPRSKSVSPRGSDSEDNERRRTHNILERQRRNDLRSSFLTLRDQIPELVKNDKAAKVIILKKATEYVQALQSEEQKMLSEKEKLKAKQQLLVKRLEEVRTR; from the exons ATGCCTGGCATCATGTCTTCGGGCTGCCCGTCCACTTCCAGCTCGCTATCTGCTGCCTGCACCTCCTCCTGCACCGGACGCATTGCAAGTTCCTGCAAGGACTATGACCTGGAGTACGACTCCTACCAGCCTTACTTCTACCCGGACGACTATGGCCCTGAGGCGGACTTCTACCCCCCCAGCGAGGACATCTGGAAGAAGTTTGAGCTGCTGCCCACCCCTCCGCTGTCTCCGAGTCGGGCAGGGAGGTGCCGAGCCCCCGAGGATTGGGTATCCGAGCTGCTGCTGCTAGAggacggggatggggatggagaggagCCCGGGCTTGGCTTGTGTTGCTGCGGGGGAGGAGTGTCAGGAGGAGCTGGGGCTGCAGGGAGCAGCAGCCAGGGCGGGGGCAGGAGCCAGCTCAACGCCATCGTGCTGCGGGACTGTATGTGGAGCGGCTTCTCCGCCCGGGAGAAGCTGGAGAAGGTGGTCACCGAGAAGCTGTACGCAGCTCAGGCTCACAGCAGGCTGGGGCTGGGTCTCCCCCCGGGATCCCCCTCTCCATCAGCAGCAGCACCTGCCCCTGGGGCACGGTGCCCCCCTACCGCCCCCAGTCCCGGCTCCCTCCAGCTCCCAGCCCCCGACACTCAGTGCGTGGACCCGGCTGTGGTCTTCCCATTCCCTGCCCCCCGGGAGGACCCAGCCCCGGCCCCAGCATCTCCCCCTGGCCCAGACCCGGCCCCTGCCCAGACCCGGGGGACAGCAGCTGCCCCCACACTCATCGGATCTGGCAATGAGACCCCCAGCGACTCCG AGGAAgatgaggatgatgatgaggAAGAGGAAGAAGATGAGGAAGAGGAGGAAGAAGAAATTGATGTGGTAACAGTCGAGAAACGACGATCATCATCCAACAAGCATGTGACGACCCTGACAGTGACTGTGCGCTCTCACACCGCGAGCTGCGGGTCATCGAAGAACCACAGCACCTCTCTGATGAAAAGGTGTGCACCTATACACCAGCAGCACAACTATGCTGCCCCCTCGCCCTACACAGAATGCGACGAGATGCCACCTCTGAAGAAGGTGAAGAGTGAAACTGTGCGCCTCGCCAAGCAGGTGGGGCCCCCGAGATCCAAAAGCGTGAGTCCCCGTGGATCCGACTCTGAAGACAACGAGCGGCGACGCACTCACAACATCTTGGAGCGCCAGCGGCGCAATGACCTCCGCTCCAGCTTCCTCACCTTACGGGACCAAATACCAGAACTTGTGAAAAACGACAAGGCGGCAAAAGTCATCATTCTGAAAAAGGCCACCGAATATGTGCAGGCTCTGCAGTCGGAGGAGCAGAAAATGTTGTCGGAAAAAGAGAAACTGAAAGCCAAGCAACAACTGCTAGTTAAGAgactggaggaagtgaggactcgCTAG
- the mycn gene encoding N-myc protein isoform X1, which produces MQEMPGIMSSGCPSTSSSLSAACTSSCTGRIASSCKDYDLEYDSYQPYFYPDDYGPEADFYPPSEDIWKKFELLPTPPLSPSRAGRCRAPEDWVSELLLLEDGDGDGEEPGLGLCCCGGGVSGGAGAAGSSSQGGGRSQLNAIVLRDCMWSGFSAREKLEKVVTEKLYAAQAHSRLGLGLPPGSPSPSAAAPAPGARCPPTAPSPGSLQLPAPDTQCVDPAVVFPFPAPREDPAPAPASPPGPDPAPAQTRGTAAAPTLIGSGNETPSDSEEDEDDDEEEEEDEEEEEEEIDVVTVEKRRSSSNKHVTTLTVTVRSHTASCGSSKNHSTSLMKRCAPIHQQHNYAAPSPYTECDEMPPLKKVKSETVRLAKQVGPPRSKSVSPRGSDSEDNERRRTHNILERQRRNDLRSSFLTLRDQIPELVKNDKAAKVIILKKATEYVQALQSEEQKMLSEKEKLKAKQQLLVKRLEEVRTR; this is translated from the exons ATGCAA GAGATGCCTGGCATCATGTCTTCGGGCTGCCCGTCCACTTCCAGCTCGCTATCTGCTGCCTGCACCTCCTCCTGCACCGGACGCATTGCAAGTTCCTGCAAGGACTATGACCTGGAGTACGACTCCTACCAGCCTTACTTCTACCCGGACGACTATGGCCCTGAGGCGGACTTCTACCCCCCCAGCGAGGACATCTGGAAGAAGTTTGAGCTGCTGCCCACCCCTCCGCTGTCTCCGAGTCGGGCAGGGAGGTGCCGAGCCCCCGAGGATTGGGTATCCGAGCTGCTGCTGCTAGAggacggggatggggatggagaggagCCCGGGCTTGGCTTGTGTTGCTGCGGGGGAGGAGTGTCAGGAGGAGCTGGGGCTGCAGGGAGCAGCAGCCAGGGCGGGGGCAGGAGCCAGCTCAACGCCATCGTGCTGCGGGACTGTATGTGGAGCGGCTTCTCCGCCCGGGAGAAGCTGGAGAAGGTGGTCACCGAGAAGCTGTACGCAGCTCAGGCTCACAGCAGGCTGGGGCTGGGTCTCCCCCCGGGATCCCCCTCTCCATCAGCAGCAGCACCTGCCCCTGGGGCACGGTGCCCCCCTACCGCCCCCAGTCCCGGCTCCCTCCAGCTCCCAGCCCCCGACACTCAGTGCGTGGACCCGGCTGTGGTCTTCCCATTCCCTGCCCCCCGGGAGGACCCAGCCCCGGCCCCAGCATCTCCCCCTGGCCCAGACCCGGCCCCTGCCCAGACCCGGGGGACAGCAGCTGCCCCCACACTCATCGGATCTGGCAATGAGACCCCCAGCGACTCCG AGGAAgatgaggatgatgatgaggAAGAGGAAGAAGATGAGGAAGAGGAGGAAGAAGAAATTGATGTGGTAACAGTCGAGAAACGACGATCATCATCCAACAAGCATGTGACGACCCTGACAGTGACTGTGCGCTCTCACACCGCGAGCTGCGGGTCATCGAAGAACCACAGCACCTCTCTGATGAAAAGGTGTGCACCTATACACCAGCAGCACAACTATGCTGCCCCCTCGCCCTACACAGAATGCGACGAGATGCCACCTCTGAAGAAGGTGAAGAGTGAAACTGTGCGCCTCGCCAAGCAGGTGGGGCCCCCGAGATCCAAAAGCGTGAGTCCCCGTGGATCCGACTCTGAAGACAACGAGCGGCGACGCACTCACAACATCTTGGAGCGCCAGCGGCGCAATGACCTCCGCTCCAGCTTCCTCACCTTACGGGACCAAATACCAGAACTTGTGAAAAACGACAAGGCGGCAAAAGTCATCATTCTGAAAAAGGCCACCGAATATGTGCAGGCTCTGCAGTCGGAGGAGCAGAAAATGTTGTCGGAAAAAGAGAAACTGAAAGCCAAGCAACAACTGCTAGTTAAGAgactggaggaagtgaggactcgCTAG